AAATCCGACTCTCTCCGATGGTTCCCAACTCTTGCCGAACTGAAGCCGAATTACCGAAAAGGATTATCCACTCTCTGCTTCTATTTCTATGCCTTCGGCCTGATCAGCGCCGGGATCGTCATCAGCATTGTCGGCATCACCACGATCTTTGTCCCGTCGGACATTGAGTTCATCGAGCTGTGTGGAGCGGATGTTGCTGCGATCTCGGATTCCCTGCTAGGCGTCATCGCCCATGATCGAGCAGGATTCGGCGGAGCCTTACTTACAATCGGAGTTACCGTATGGCTCATTCTTTCGAACGCGAAGTTTTCCAAGAGCCTTTGGCAAACTCTCCTTGTGTCCGGTATAATGGGATTTGTCCCGGCAATCGGAATTCACTTTTACATTGGGTACACCGACTTTTTGCATGTTCTGCCAGCTTTCATTGGTGCCTTTGTCTTTGGGGGCGCCATATTTCTTTCTAGAAACTCGACTCCAACCTCCGCTCCAACGGGGTGAACCTTTGCCGAAACAATATAGCGTGTCGCCGTTTGAGCCTGCGAGAATCTTAATCTTTTGCGTTTGAACCCCGTGGTCTGTCTGGTGTTCCGTTGGGGAGAGGTTGGGGAGACGTTGGGAAGTTAGTAGGTTGAGACGTTTTGAGGTTTTTGGGTGGGAGAAAGATGGCGAACGTTAACCTTTCAACTTTAAACCTCGAACTGTCCAATCCTGATTTAAAGTTGTCAGTATAGTTTTGGTTATTGTTTGCGTTGTAAGAGGATTAATTAAGGGAGACATTCGCCCCCATGGGGGCGGGGCGGCGATGGACTCGCTCCGGGTAGTTCATTTCCAGAGCACGGTGTGGACGGATCGTATTGAAGCACTCGATAGCGTGCTCTACCATCTTTGCTGCCATCGCTTTTGACGGGAGTTTTCTCCCGAGTCCGTATTCCTGCTTAAGTATGCCGTTGAGCCGTTCGGCCTGTGAGTTTTCGTAGCAATGATTCACTTCGGTCATACTCACCGAGATACCGCGG
The sequence above is drawn from the Puniceicoccus vermicola genome and encodes:
- a CDS encoding integrase core domain-containing protein, whose protein sequence is RGISVSMTEVNHCYENSQAERLNGILKQEYGLGRKLPSKAMAAKMVEHAIECFNTIRPHRALEMNYPERVHRRPAPMGANVSLN